One genomic segment of bacterium includes these proteins:
- the ychF gene encoding redox-regulated ATPase YchF, which translates to MKLALIGLANSGRTTLLNALAGLSLETQPYPTTEGEPHRAVVKVPDARIDELARIYAPKKTTYATVDYADFMGLIKGDAAQNRRVFEFFKDADALVHVVRAFPDEGVLHPLETVDPLRDFNAVEEELILADLELVEKRLERMEEGRKKGKPPDEGERRILLRCKEILDAEQPLRHTVFSVEELKATAHLQFVSAKPLLPVVNVAEADLAGARRGELERAFAERLARYPEHNRPAVLFLSAKIEEEIAQLPPEEAAAFLADLGVAESARVALIRASYALLGLISFLTAGEDEVRAWTIPRGLTAHKAAGKIHSDIERGFIRAETVSYEDFMKAGGDMNKVKAAGAARLEGKAYEVRDGDIINFKFNV; encoded by the coding sequence ATGAAACTCGCCCTGATCGGTCTTGCCAACAGCGGCCGCACGACACTGCTCAACGCGCTCGCCGGCCTCTCGCTCGAGACGCAGCCCTATCCGACGACGGAAGGCGAGCCGCACCGCGCCGTGGTCAAGGTGCCGGACGCCCGCATCGACGAGCTGGCGCGGATCTACGCGCCGAAGAAGACCACCTACGCCACGGTCGACTACGCCGACTTCATGGGGCTGATCAAGGGGGACGCGGCGCAGAACCGCCGGGTCTTCGAGTTCTTCAAGGACGCGGACGCGCTGGTCCACGTCGTGCGGGCGTTCCCCGACGAAGGGGTGCTGCACCCGCTCGAAACGGTCGACCCGCTGCGCGACTTCAACGCGGTGGAGGAGGAGCTGATCCTCGCGGACCTCGAGCTGGTCGAGAAACGGCTCGAGCGCATGGAGGAGGGGCGGAAGAAGGGCAAGCCGCCCGACGAGGGCGAGCGGCGCATCCTGCTGCGCTGCAAGGAGATCCTCGACGCCGAGCAGCCGCTGCGCCACACGGTGTTCTCCGTCGAGGAGCTGAAGGCGACCGCGCACCTGCAGTTCGTCTCCGCCAAACCGTTGCTGCCGGTGGTGAATGTGGCGGAGGCCGACCTCGCCGGGGCGCGGCGCGGGGAGCTCGAGCGCGCCTTCGCGGAGCGGCTTGCGCGCTATCCCGAGCACAACCGGCCGGCGGTGCTCTTCCTCTCGGCGAAGATCGAGGAGGAGATCGCCCAGCTCCCCCCCGAGGAGGCGGCCGCGTTCCTCGCGGACCTCGGGGTCGCCGAGTCCGCGCGCGTCGCGCTCATCCGCGCTTCCTACGCGCTGCTCGGCCTGATCTCGTTCCTCACTGCCGGCGAGGACGAGGTGCGCGCCTGGACGATCCCGCGCGGGCTCACGGCGCACAAGGCGGCCGGCAAGATCCACTCGGACATCGAGCGCGGCTTCATCCGCGCGGAAACGGTCTCCTACGAGGACTTCATGAAGGCCGGCGGCGACATGAACAAGGTCAAGGCCGCCGGGGCCGCGCGCCTCGAAGGCAAGGCCTACGAAGTCCGCGACGGCGACATCATCAACTTCAAGTTCAACGTCTGA
- a CDS encoding tetratricopeptide repeat protein, whose protein sequence is MKDGSKDGRPAAILALAVALLAALPYLIAGLPDGFLQFDDNEYVVDNPRVRTGLTLAGVRWALTSFHSANWHPLTWLSHMLDVQLFGLDPRGHHATSVLLHALAAALLFLAAHRLTGMRWRSALVAALFAVHPLRVESVAWVAERKDVLAGVFFMLVLLAYERAARRGDPGRSPWVPLFLALGLMAKPMLVTVPCVLLLLDWWPLGRALPAAAARGPRFRARLIAEKLPLFALAAFSAAITLVAQTEARAIVVMPAATAAARVLNASSSVITYVVQTVWPADLALFYPLATTPAPWTAGAIACVGLLVVTAALVRSRPTLPFLATGWLWFLGMLAPVLGLVQVGYQAHADRYTYLPQIGLTVAAVWGAATLAGRWRVRRLAPAAGAATIAALATIATTQAGLWRDGETIFRHTLAVTRDNWLVRGNLGFLLFSQGRYAEAEPELREAVRINPAFSSAQNNLGNVLALTGRAAEAIPAFRAAIAADPRNAQASANLGNALAEVGRLDEAAEAYRAAIRLDPAGAVARVNLGAILANAGRLPEAEALFRETTRLRPDSSEAWQALGRALALLGRRDEALAAQREAERLRAAGARR, encoded by the coding sequence GTGAAGGACGGAAGCAAGGACGGTCGACCTGCCGCCATCCTCGCGCTCGCCGTCGCGCTGCTCGCCGCCCTGCCTTACCTGATCGCCGGGCTGCCGGACGGGTTCCTCCAGTTCGACGACAACGAGTACGTCGTGGACAACCCGCGGGTGCGCACCGGCCTCACCCTCGCCGGCGTGCGCTGGGCGCTCACCTCCTTCCACTCCGCCAACTGGCACCCGCTGACCTGGCTCTCGCACATGCTGGACGTGCAGCTCTTCGGCCTCGACCCCCGCGGCCACCACGCGACGAGCGTCCTGCTGCACGCGCTCGCCGCCGCGCTCCTCTTCCTCGCCGCGCACCGCCTCACCGGCATGCGCTGGCGCAGCGCGCTGGTCGCCGCCCTGTTCGCCGTCCACCCGCTGCGGGTGGAATCGGTCGCCTGGGTCGCCGAGCGCAAGGATGTGCTGGCCGGGGTCTTCTTCATGCTCGTGCTCCTGGCGTACGAGCGCGCCGCCCGTCGGGGCGATCCCGGCCGCTCCCCGTGGGTCCCTCTCTTCCTCGCCCTCGGCCTCATGGCCAAGCCGATGCTGGTCACCGTCCCGTGCGTGCTGCTCCTGCTGGACTGGTGGCCCCTGGGCCGCGCGCTGCCGGCCGCCGCTGCCCGGGGCCCGCGATTCCGCGCGCGGCTGATCGCCGAGAAGCTCCCCCTCTTCGCGCTCGCGGCATTCTCGGCTGCGATCACGCTGGTGGCGCAGACCGAGGCGCGCGCCATCGTGGTGATGCCCGCCGCGACCGCCGCCGCACGTGTCCTCAACGCGTCGTCGTCAGTCATCACCTACGTCGTGCAGACGGTCTGGCCCGCCGATCTTGCGCTCTTCTACCCGCTCGCCACGACGCCGGCGCCGTGGACGGCGGGCGCGATCGCCTGCGTCGGCCTGCTCGTGGTGACGGCCGCGCTCGTCCGCAGCCGGCCGACCCTTCCGTTCCTCGCGACCGGCTGGCTCTGGTTCCTCGGGATGCTCGCGCCGGTGCTCGGCCTGGTGCAGGTGGGCTACCAGGCGCACGCAGACCGCTACACGTACCTGCCGCAGATCGGATTGACCGTCGCCGCCGTCTGGGGTGCGGCCACGCTGGCCGGGCGCTGGCGCGTGCGCCGCCTCGCGCCCGCGGCGGGGGCGGCAACGATCGCCGCGCTGGCGACGATCGCCACCACGCAGGCCGGCCTCTGGCGGGACGGCGAGACGATCTTCCGGCACACGCTCGCGGTGACGAGGGACAACTGGCTGGTCCGCGGCAACCTGGGCTTCCTCCTCTTCTCGCAGGGACGCTACGCCGAGGCCGAGCCGGAACTGCGGGAGGCGGTGCGCATCAACCCGGCGTTCTCGTCGGCCCAGAACAACCTGGGCAATGTCCTGGCGCTCACCGGACGGGCGGCGGAGGCAATCCCCGCCTTCCGCGCCGCCATCGCCGCGGACCCGCGCAACGCCCAGGCGTCCGCGAACCTCGGCAACGCGCTCGCGGAGGTCGGTCGCCTCGACGAGGCGGCGGAGGCCTACCGCGCCGCCATCCGGCTCGATCCGGCGGGCGCCGTTGCGCGCGTCAACCTCGGCGCGATCCTCGCCAACGCCGGGCGGCTCCCGGAGGCGGAGGCGCTCTTCCGGGAGACGACGCGCCTGCGTCCGGACTCCTCCGAAGCATGGCAGGCCCTCGGCCGGGCGCTCGCGCTGCTCGGACGCCGCGACGAGGCCCTGGCGGCGCAACGCGAGGCCGAGCGCCTGCGCGCCGCCGGCGCGCGACGCTAG
- the gmk gene encoding guanylate kinase, which translates to MATAKDCQGSGGAVTQGSARGKIIVLSGPSGAGKDAVLAPLFAAGTCPPRLRRCITATTRAPRAGEIEGVDYFFLSPADFERRIAEGFFLEHACYAGRYYGTPLWWVERERAGGNDVLLKIDVQGALQVRTLAPDAVLVFIAPPSIAELERRLCGRDQAADPADLARRLAIARDELALAPRYDYLVINDTVDQAVEDLRAIILAERCRTQR; encoded by the coding sequence ATGGCAACCGCGAAGGACTGCCAGGGGAGCGGCGGCGCAGTGACGCAGGGATCCGCCCGCGGGAAGATCATCGTCCTCTCGGGCCCGAGCGGCGCGGGCAAGGACGCCGTGCTGGCGCCGCTGTTTGCGGCCGGGACCTGCCCGCCGCGGCTGCGGCGGTGCATCACCGCGACGACGCGCGCCCCTCGCGCGGGCGAGATCGAGGGCGTCGATTACTTCTTCCTCTCCCCGGCGGACTTCGAGCGCCGCATCGCCGAGGGCTTCTTCCTGGAGCACGCCTGCTACGCCGGCCGCTACTACGGCACCCCGCTGTGGTGGGTCGAGCGCGAGCGCGCCGGGGGCAACGACGTCCTGCTGAAGATCGACGTCCAGGGCGCGCTCCAGGTGCGGACCCTGGCGCCGGACGCGGTGCTCGTCTTCATCGCGCCGCCCTCGATCGCCGAACTCGAGCGGCGGCTCTGCGGCCGGGACCAGGCGGCCGACCCCGCGGACCTCGCCCGCCGCCTGGCGATAGCGCGGGACGAACTGGCGCTGGCGCCGCGCTACGACTACCTCGTGATCAACGACACCGTGGACCAGGCGGTCGAGGACCTGCGCGCCATCATCCTGGCCGAGCGCTGCCGCACGCAGCGCTAG
- the hypD gene encoding hydrogenase formation protein HypD has translation MPAATVEEIVSGIAVLAGATGRPLRLMEVCGTHTVAIFRHGIRALLPGSIQLLSGPGCPVCVTAAADVEAAIELARSGTVTLATFGDMMRVPGRRESLAEARAGGADVRIVYSPLDALALARREPSREIVFFATGFETTSPLVAGTLAEAERLGVANFSIICVHKTVPPALAALLGSGEVRVDGFILPGHVCTVTGVAPYAFLPERFGKAAVVTGFDARDILAGVAMLLAQLAAGKPAVEIQYTRVVRPEGNPRALEILGRFFEPCDAHWRGIGTIPGSGLALRGQFAHRDALRRFGLERPEVPEPAACQCGAVLKGIKTPPDCRLFGKACTPERPVGACMVSSEGSCAAYYKYHDTGTAAAGQAAP, from the coding sequence ATGCCAGCGGCCACGGTCGAGGAAATCGTCTCCGGAATCGCCGTTCTCGCCGGCGCCACCGGTCGGCCGCTGCGGCTCATGGAGGTCTGCGGCACCCACACGGTGGCGATCTTCCGCCACGGCATCCGGGCGCTCCTCCCCGGCTCGATCCAGCTGCTCTCCGGCCCGGGGTGCCCGGTGTGCGTCACGGCGGCCGCCGATGTCGAGGCGGCGATCGAACTGGCGCGCAGCGGGACGGTCACGCTGGCGACCTTCGGCGACATGATGCGCGTGCCGGGCCGGCGCGAGTCGCTGGCGGAGGCCCGCGCCGGCGGCGCCGACGTGCGGATCGTCTACTCCCCTCTCGATGCGCTGGCGCTCGCGCGGCGCGAGCCCTCGCGCGAGATCGTCTTCTTCGCGACGGGGTTCGAGACGACCTCGCCGCTGGTCGCGGGGACGCTCGCGGAGGCCGAACGGCTCGGCGTGGCGAACTTCTCCATCATCTGCGTGCACAAGACGGTGCCCCCCGCGCTCGCGGCGCTGCTCGGCTCCGGTGAGGTGCGCGTCGACGGCTTCATCCTGCCCGGGCACGTCTGCACGGTCACGGGTGTCGCACCGTACGCCTTCCTCCCGGAGCGCTTCGGCAAGGCGGCGGTCGTCACCGGCTTCGACGCCCGCGACATCCTCGCCGGCGTGGCGATGCTGCTCGCCCAGCTCGCGGCGGGAAAGCCGGCGGTCGAGATCCAGTACACGCGCGTCGTCCGGCCGGAGGGCAACCCGCGGGCGCTCGAGATCCTCGGGCGCTTCTTCGAGCCCTGCGATGCGCACTGGCGCGGCATCGGGACCATCCCGGGGAGCGGCCTGGCGCTGCGGGGGCAATTCGCCCACCGCGACGCGCTGCGCCGCTTCGGCCTGGAGCGCCCTGAGGTCCCCGAACCCGCGGCCTGCCAGTGCGGCGCGGTGCTCAAGGGCATCAAGACGCCGCCGGACTGCCGCCTCTTCGGGAAGGCCTGCACGCCCGAGCGGCCGGTCGGGGCGTGCATGGTCAGCAGCGAGGGCAGCTGCGCCGCGTACTACAAGTACCACGATACCGGCACGGCGGCCGCCGGGCAGGCAGCCCCATGA
- a CDS encoding MFS transporter has translation MLRRYYLLEGLNALGTNIFFLGVFFHARVGHGFSDLANLMLAAAQGAAYVLATRPGGRLADRIGPDRSIALGLAGMCLALVAGWRMPQAAALYGTIAAYSGATALTWPALEAAVARSPGTTDLGRRAGFYNVVWSFTGAAGFFFSGSLFTLDPDTVFFAPLAAHALMLALLAAHTFFSPFSSAAGAPVTDRREHKEGVSAAPFRSAIPSRSERDRELEEQVIAGRSVANGRVRGGPKRQDPGASTGSAGHTSASRARYLLSARIANGLGYFLFGAFAALAPTVGERLGLGPRLAIWLVSTYLFARGAVFVLFWRWSGWEYRRGWVAAALALSPPALAAAFLAPSPAAAIGALALLGAASGVAYSASLHSSLDRAGGEGEGGGFHEWVIGIGVLTGPLAGAAGSAFAGGPAGAAQLVTALGAGAALAGLAPLLKDSRGSGART, from the coding sequence TTGCTGAGGCGCTACTACCTGCTCGAGGGGCTCAACGCCCTCGGCACCAACATCTTTTTCCTGGGCGTCTTCTTCCACGCCCGGGTCGGCCACGGCTTCAGCGACCTGGCGAACCTCATGCTCGCCGCCGCGCAGGGCGCCGCCTACGTCCTCGCGACCCGCCCCGGGGGCCGGCTCGCGGATCGCATCGGCCCCGACCGTTCCATCGCGCTCGGCCTGGCGGGGATGTGCCTGGCCTTGGTGGCCGGCTGGCGAATGCCGCAGGCGGCCGCGCTGTACGGCACGATCGCGGCGTACAGCGGCGCCACAGCCCTGACGTGGCCCGCGCTCGAGGCCGCCGTCGCGAGGTCCCCCGGCACCACCGACCTGGGGCGACGGGCCGGTTTCTACAACGTCGTCTGGTCGTTCACGGGCGCCGCCGGCTTTTTCTTCTCCGGCTCGCTCTTCACGCTCGACCCCGACACGGTCTTCTTCGCGCCGCTCGCCGCCCACGCCCTGATGCTCGCCCTCCTCGCCGCGCACACCTTCTTCTCTCCCTTCTCGAGCGCCGCCGGCGCGCCCGTGACGGACCGAAGGGAGCACAAAGAAGGAGTATCAGCCGCGCCGTTCCGGAGCGCGATCCCATCGCGATCCGAACGAGACCGTGAGCTTGAAGAGCAGGTCATTGCGGGACGCAGTGTCGCGAACGGTCGAGTCCGCGGGGGTCCGAAGCGACAGGACCCCGGAGCGAGCACGGGATCGGCCGGCCACACGTCTGCATCGCGGGCCCGGTACCTGCTCTCGGCCCGCATCGCCAACGGCCTCGGCTACTTCCTCTTCGGGGCCTTCGCCGCCCTCGCCCCCACCGTCGGCGAGCGCCTCGGCCTCGGCCCGCGCCTGGCGATCTGGCTCGTGAGCACGTATCTGTTCGCGCGCGGCGCGGTCTTCGTGCTCTTCTGGCGCTGGAGCGGCTGGGAGTACCGCCGCGGCTGGGTCGCGGCGGCGCTGGCGCTCTCGCCTCCCGCGCTCGCCGCGGCCTTCCTCGCGCCCTCGCCTGCGGCCGCGATCGGCGCGCTGGCCCTCCTGGGCGCAGCCTCGGGCGTCGCCTACTCGGCGTCCCTGCACTCCTCCCTCGACCGCGCGGGCGGCGAAGGAGAAGGCGGCGGATTCCACGAGTGGGTCATCGGCATCGGCGTGTTGACCGGTCCGCTCGCCGGCGCGGCCGGCTCCGCCTTCGCGGGCGGCCCCGCCGGGGCTGCGCAGCTCGTCACCGCGCTGGGCGCCGGCGCCGCCCTCGCCGGGCTCGCGCCGCTGCTGAAGGACTCCCGCGGTTCCGGCGCACGCACCTGA
- a CDS encoding L,D-transpeptidase family protein, with amino-acid sequence MMPRFHAVLLAAVLPMATLPTSPAAVAAPRAPAPPEAQAPRTAESRAAAPQRSLAARLDDGWTRDGTPLISPAALRLFYEARGNRLAWSDGGKLSPQAGDLLAAIRSVDREGLRPADYHLAAIERLRDRASKGKRPAPTTDADLVDLDVLLSDAFFLYARHLTSGRVNPTAIEPEWNIAGRDAALPLLLAAALGRGHLAGTLAELPPARDDYRRLRAALAAQRAVAAAGGWPLVAPGPTLREGDRGPRIAALRRRLAATGDLPENGPGDQVCDRQLAQALRRFQARHGLDADAIAGGRTLAALNVPASLRARQIEANLERLRWLPRDLAPRRLVVNIPDFRLTLTEPGAPDLSMRVIAGRQSRRTPFFTGEITSVLVNPPWVVPAKIALEDKLPLILGNRDFFAEERFRLFARAGMAWREIDPRTVDWKRLPASRFPYRLRQDPGPRNALGRLKFQIPNRYDIYLHDTPSRGLFARPDRAYSSGCIRVERAAELAARLLSPDPAWTRAKIEAAIAAGATLSVPLREPMPVYLLYQTTWVDPDGTVEFREDVYGRDAALLEALAGAPAPR; translated from the coding sequence ATGATGCCGAGGTTTCACGCCGTCCTGCTCGCAGCGGTCCTCCCCATGGCGACGCTCCCGACGTCCCCTGCAGCGGTGGCTGCGCCTCGCGCCCCGGCCCCCCCGGAGGCGCAGGCGCCCCGGACCGCAGAGAGTCGTGCCGCCGCGCCGCAGCGGTCGCTGGCGGCGCGCCTCGACGACGGCTGGACCCGCGACGGGACGCCGCTGATCAGCCCGGCGGCCCTGCGGCTCTTCTACGAGGCGCGCGGCAACCGTCTCGCCTGGAGCGACGGCGGCAAGCTCTCGCCGCAGGCCGGCGACCTGCTGGCGGCGATCCGCTCGGTCGACCGCGAAGGCCTCCGGCCCGCCGACTACCACCTCGCGGCGATCGAGCGCCTGCGGGACCGTGCGTCCAAGGGGAAGCGGCCGGCGCCGACGACGGACGCCGACCTCGTCGACCTCGACGTGCTGCTCTCCGACGCGTTCTTCCTCTACGCGAGGCACCTCACGAGCGGGCGTGTCAACCCGACCGCGATAGAGCCGGAGTGGAACATCGCCGGCCGCGACGCCGCCCTCCCGCTGCTGCTCGCCGCCGCCCTCGGGCGGGGCCATCTTGCCGGCACCCTCGCCGAGCTGCCGCCGGCACGGGACGACTACCGCCGCCTGCGCGCGGCCCTCGCCGCCCAACGGGCCGTCGCCGCCGCGGGCGGTTGGCCGCTCGTCGCGCCGGGCCCGACGCTGCGCGAGGGCGACCGCGGTCCGCGGATCGCGGCGCTGCGCCGCCGTCTCGCCGCGACCGGCGACCTGCCGGAGAACGGACCCGGCGACCAGGTCTGCGACCGCCAGCTGGCCCAGGCGCTCCGGCGCTTCCAGGCACGTCATGGCCTGGATGCCGACGCGATCGCCGGCGGGCGGACGCTCGCCGCCCTGAACGTGCCCGCCTCGCTGCGCGCGCGGCAGATCGAGGCCAACCTCGAGCGCCTGCGCTGGCTGCCGCGCGACCTGGCCCCCCGCCGGCTGGTCGTCAACATCCCGGACTTCAGGCTGACGCTGACCGAGCCGGGCGCGCCCGACCTCTCGATGCGCGTGATCGCCGGACGCCAATCGCGCCGCACGCCGTTCTTCACCGGGGAGATCACCAGCGTCCTGGTGAATCCGCCATGGGTCGTGCCGGCGAAGATCGCCCTCGAGGACAAACTGCCGCTGATCCTCGGGAACCGGGACTTCTTCGCGGAGGAGCGATTCCGGCTCTTTGCGCGGGCCGGAATGGCCTGGCGCGAGATCGACCCCCGAACCGTCGACTGGAAGCGGCTTCCCGCCAGCCGGTTCCCCTATCGCCTCCGCCAGGACCCGGGACCGCGAAACGCGCTGGGCCGCCTCAAGTTCCAGATCCCGAACCGCTACGACATCTACCTCCACGACACGCCGTCGCGCGGGCTCTTCGCGCGACCGGACCGCGCCTACAGCTCGGGGTGCATCCGCGTCGAGCGCGCCGCGGAGCTGGCCGCGCGACTGCTCTCCCCGGACCCGGCGTGGACGCGCGCGAAGATCGAGGCCGCCATCGCCGCCGGCGCGACGTTGAGCGTGCCCTTGCGCGAGCCGATGCCCGTGTACCTGCTCTACCAGACGACGTGGGTGGATCCCGACGGCACCGTCGAGTTCCGCGAGGACGTCTACGGCCGCGACGCCGCGCTGCTCGAGGCCCTCGCGGGCGCGCCCGCCCCCCGGTAA
- a CDS encoding ferritin, with the protein MIPKRVRDEMNLQIKLELESYYLYLSMVAWFHEQNLDGMAHWMRCQAHEEMIHAMKFFDHIIERGGTVELVDLKQGKTTWSSPLEAWKDAYAHEQFVSERIRTITKAVREESDFNAEPICAWFNNEQIEEETSTQKGAASIEMVGDNRQGLLMLDREMGTRVFTAGSPLDPAAYNLAK; encoded by the coding sequence ATGATACCGAAGCGCGTCAGGGACGAGATGAACCTGCAGATCAAGCTCGAGCTGGAGTCCTACTACCTCTACCTCTCGATGGTCGCGTGGTTCCACGAGCAGAACCTCGACGGCATGGCGCACTGGATGCGCTGCCAGGCGCACGAGGAGATGATCCACGCGATGAAGTTCTTCGACCACATCATCGAGCGCGGCGGCACCGTCGAGCTGGTCGACCTGAAGCAGGGGAAGACGACGTGGTCCTCGCCGCTGGAGGCCTGGAAGGACGCCTACGCCCACGAGCAGTTCGTATCGGAGCGCATCCGCACGATCACGAAGGCCGTGCGCGAAGAGAGCGACTTCAACGCCGAGCCGATCTGCGCCTGGTTCAACAACGAACAGATCGAGGAGGAGACGAGCACGCAGAAGGGCGCGGCCAGCATCGAGATGGTCGGCGACAACCGCCAGGGGCTGCTGATGCTCGACCGCGAGATGGGCACCCGCGTGTTCACGGCCGGCTCGCCCTTGGACCCGGCGGCGTACAACCTCGCGAAGTAG
- the hypE gene encoding hydrogenase expression/formation protein HypE yields MSDERILLGHGSGGRMMHRLIREVMAPAFDVSGFGDAALLAEAGPGRLAFTTDGYVVSPIFFPGGDIGDLAVNGTVNDLAVSGARPLALSAGFVLEEGLALGELRQIVDSMARAAREAGVAIVAGDTKVVGRGSCDRLFITTAGIGVVAPGRELSAQQIRPGDAVLLSGRCGSHGIAVMAERNGLTFEPPVLSDTAALNGLVEAMFATGTAIRVMRDPTRGGVATTLKEFALESGRRILVREADIPVLPGVTGACDLLGLDPLYVANEGILLAVAAPGDAPALLAAMRAHPRGRDAAIIGEVAREEDARVLLQTAAAGTRILDMLPGEQLPRIC; encoded by the coding sequence ATGAGCGACGAACGCATCCTCCTCGGCCACGGCAGCGGCGGGCGGATGATGCACCGGCTCATCCGCGAGGTGATGGCGCCGGCCTTCGACGTGAGCGGCTTCGGCGACGCGGCGCTGCTCGCGGAGGCGGGACCCGGGCGCCTCGCCTTCACGACGGACGGCTACGTCGTCTCGCCCATCTTCTTTCCCGGGGGCGACATCGGCGATCTGGCGGTCAACGGCACTGTCAACGACCTGGCCGTCAGCGGCGCGCGCCCGCTGGCCCTCAGTGCCGGCTTCGTTCTCGAGGAGGGGCTCGCGCTCGGGGAATTGCGGCAGATCGTCGACTCCATGGCGCGGGCGGCGCGCGAGGCGGGCGTGGCGATCGTCGCCGGCGACACGAAGGTCGTGGGGCGCGGCTCCTGCGACCGGCTGTTCATCACGACGGCGGGGATCGGCGTGGTCGCGCCCGGGCGCGAACTCTCCGCGCAGCAGATCCGCCCCGGCGATGCCGTGCTCCTCAGCGGCCGTTGCGGCTCGCACGGCATCGCGGTGATGGCCGAGCGCAACGGCCTGACCTTCGAGCCGCCCGTCCTCAGCGACACGGCGGCGCTCAACGGCCTGGTCGAGGCGATGTTCGCGACCGGGACGGCCATCCGCGTCATGCGCGACCCGACGCGCGGCGGCGTCGCGACGACGCTCAAGGAGTTCGCGCTCGAGTCCGGGCGGCGGATCCTCGTGCGCGAGGCGGACATCCCCGTGCTCCCCGGGGTGACGGGCGCCTGCGACCTGCTCGGCCTGGACCCGCTCTACGTAGCCAACGAGGGCATCCTCCTCGCCGTCGCCGCGCCCGGGGACGCCCCGGCGCTGCTGGCCGCGATGCGCGCACACCCGCGCGGAAGAGATGCGGCCATCATCGGCGAGGTGGCGCGCGAGGAGGACGCCAGGGTCCTCCTGCAGACGGCAGCCGCCGGCACGCGCATTCTCGACATGCTGCCCGGCGAGCAACTCCCCCGCATTTGCTGA
- a CDS encoding DUF882 domain-containing protein — protein sequence MEHERLRAQARHDDARVSRRGFLGLAAWGLAALLVPRRGAAAPAPGRPRELSLHNLHTDERLTALYWDGEAYVPDALAGLNVILRDYRTGEVSPMAPALIDVVHSLSERIAGAGPVQIISGYRSAATNDMLRAADPLHVAEHSLHLSGEAIDLRIEGRSLGQVRDAALALGAGGVGYYPRSGFVHVDIGRVRSW from the coding sequence ATGGAACACGAGAGGCTCCGTGCGCAGGCGAGGCACGACGACGCGCGCGTCAGCCGGCGCGGCTTTCTCGGACTCGCCGCCTGGGGCCTCGCCGCGCTGCTCGTGCCCCGGCGCGGCGCCGCGGCGCCGGCGCCGGGAAGACCCCGGGAGCTGTCGCTGCACAATCTCCACACGGACGAGCGGCTCACCGCGCTCTACTGGGACGGAGAGGCGTACGTCCCCGACGCCCTGGCCGGGCTGAACGTGATCCTGCGCGACTATCGCACCGGCGAGGTCAGCCCCATGGCGCCGGCGCTCATCGACGTGGTCCACTCGCTCTCCGAGCGGATCGCCGGCGCGGGGCCCGTGCAGATCATCTCCGGCTACCGCTCGGCGGCCACCAACGACATGCTGCGCGCCGCCGACCCGCTCCACGTCGCCGAGCACAGCCTGCACCTGAGCGGCGAGGCGATCGACCTGCGGATCGAGGGCCGCTCCCTTGGCCAGGTCCGCGACGCGGCGCTGGCGCTCGGAGCCGGGGGCGTCGGCTACTATCCCCGCTCGGGGTTCGTCCACGTCGACATCGGCCGCGTCCGCTCCTGGTAG
- a CDS encoding cytochrome C: protein MAIEHKKHVFRVFLLLGATVVAALIGRILAVPATFGTYGFYRAGNLGEQAAREVRHGGNEACAGCHAEKAAEHGKGAHRPVPCEDCHDALGTHVRDGKRFSEMKRTKSVTKLCARCHRDLAARRESFPRINIEKHVADQGATLSDTVCFDCHNPHDPKP, encoded by the coding sequence ATGGCGATAGAGCACAAGAAGCACGTCTTCCGCGTCTTTCTCCTCCTCGGCGCGACGGTTGTCGCCGCGCTGATCGGCAGGATCCTGGCAGTGCCGGCGACCTTCGGGACGTACGGCTTCTACCGCGCCGGAAACCTCGGCGAGCAGGCCGCGCGCGAGGTGCGGCACGGCGGCAACGAAGCCTGCGCGGGGTGCCACGCCGAGAAGGCCGCCGAGCACGGCAAGGGCGCTCATCGGCCAGTGCCCTGCGAGGACTGCCACGACGCCCTGGGGACGCACGTCCGCGACGGGAAGCGGTTCTCCGAGATGAAGCGCACGAAGAGCGTCACCAAGCTCTGCGCCCGCTGCCACCGGGACCTCGCGGCGCGTCGGGAGTCCTTCCCGCGGATCAACATCGAAAAGCACGTGGCGGACCAGGGGGCGACGCTCTCGGACACGGTCTGCTTCGACTGCCACAACCCCCACGACCCGAAGCCTTGA